The sequence TTGCCTGCATCATTTCAGCCACTCCTTGATTCGCTCCTGAACCATAAATATGAATAGTAGTCGAAACATTAATAGTATTTCCCTTGACAGATACTTGTGCATCACGGCCATCTGGATCTGAATATAAGATAGGGTTACTCAATGTATATACATAACCTGAAGTAGTTACATACTTCTCCGCCATCGGATCCACACTCAACCACACACTCCCTCTCGGATCATAATACCTCGCACCATAATAATACAGCCCTGTCTCATCATCCAGTTCCTTTCCATTGAACAAGAATGGCGTTCTATGGGTATTTGAATGCTCTTCTACAAAAGTTTCTCCATAGGCAAAATACTCCAAATGTTGGTAAACCTCCCCGCTCGCATCGGTGATGAAGGAAGAAGAGCCCAGATGGTCTGGGTGGTAGTAATATGCAAATTTTTCGGTAGAACCGCCACCATTTCCTCCGCCGTTGCCACCGCCTGGCTTAATCTGCCCTGGAGGAATCTTCCCTGAATTCCCTGGGGTGAGGAAAGATCCGTCTTTGCCGAGGAACTTCAGGTTTTTCACGAAGCCATCGAAAACCAAATCTCTCTTTTGGCTGTAGTTGACCTTGCCGTTGCCTGCGGTTTTCTTTTGGTCGGCATCGAGCTTGCTGTTGCCGATCTTGGAGACGATGCGCTGCCCTTCGATGTAAAAGTGTTTGGTGTAGCCTCCGCTGGTAAGCACCAAATAAGAGTTCACATAGATGGTGTTGTTGCCGATGCTTCCCTTACCTCCTTTTCGCTTTCCGTTGATGTCAATGCTCTGCCCGATGGTTTTACCTTTGAGCACTCGGGTGCCACTGGCATCATAGATGTAATTAAATGTGTTACCATTATCGGCGATAGCACGAATGCGATTTTCTTCATCCCAGGCGAGGTTTCGGCGCTGACCGCTCAGGTCGTCTGTCCAACCACTGAGGTTACCGTTCGGATCGTAGGCATAGGTTTTTCGACCGATATGAATAGGTGCATGCGGTTGCTCCTGCCCATAGGTATAATCCTGCGTATAGGTGGTCTTCTTGCGTGGACTCCAGTCGCTGTCGTCATCCCCTTTCCGCTGATGCTCCTGCGATTTATGCGTGATCGCTCCCGCCTTATTGTAGGCCATCTCCAGCTGATAGCGGTGCTCATGGTTACTGCTAAAATGCTGACCTTCGGCATGGGTGAGGCGGTAAAGTTCATCATATTGATAATTATAAATACTACCCCCACCCATCAGGTTGCTTTCGGGCTTTTCCGCACGGTTTTCTAGGCTCAAAATATTGTTCACCGCATCATAGCCGTAATGATTGTCCATCATCGCTCGGCCCTTGGCGGTATAAGCCTGCATATTCGACAGTCGGCGACGTTTGGGCTCATAGCTGTAATTGGTCACCGTCCCATTGCCGTATTTCAGGAAGGTCCGTTGCTCAAATTTATCATAGCCCAACTGATCGACATAGGCGTATCGGTTGCCGTCTTTCTCACCATACATTTGCTTGAGCAAGCCCCCCGTATTGTACTCATAAGTCACCTTTTCACCATCAGGATAAATCATCTCCGTCAGGCGGTTCCAGGTGTCGTAGGTGGTTTCGGTGGTGTAAGTCAGGGGCTCAAAATCAGGCATGATGATGGTGCGCACCGTTTTGGTGACTTCACCCAGTTTGCCATAGGTGAACTCTTGTGCACCCGAAGCATCCGACTGCCAATGGATACGCCCCACACGGTTGTGTTGCGCATTGGCGGCCCCATATTCAAAGTGGGTATTGTTCTCTGGGTTGATCGGGTACTCAATATCGGTCAGGCGCTCGTGGTCATATTTATAGAGAATACCCACGCCCTGCTCCGCCAGATTGGCGGTGATCAGTTCAGTCATATTGCCCGCCGCATCATAATGGTACTGGGTCCGCCCAGCATCAGGATGATGGCGCTCAATCCGTCGGCCAATCAGGTCATACACACTGCTGGTCATGGCACCGATCGGATTGATGCTGGCAATCTGCTCACCGATGGCATTGTAGCGGAAGCTGGTCCAGGTATCCATGGCATTCTGCATGGCCGTAACCCGTCCTCGCACATCGGTAAACTGCGCACTGCTGACCCCATTGGCGTCGGTGACGGTCGTTTTGAACTGTCGCAAGCCCTCTCGGTCCTTGCCGAAACCATAAGTGGTGGTGGTTTTGCTGTCATCGGGCAAAGTAACGCTCAGGCTACGGTTCATCACATCATAGGTGGTCACGGTCGGTTGCTCACTGTCGATGGTGGTGACGAACTCCCCTGCCTTGCCCAGCTTTTGGGTGGTCGGGTAGATCAAGTGAGGCATCCAAAGCCACAGGAAAGTCAGCATCGAATACCTGATCCTCACCCATATTCGGGTATGTTCCACATAACTGCAAATCCGGCACGAAACCCTCTGGCGGCCTCTCAGGGCGGTTTTATGCAAAAATCAGTACAAAAAACACCCATCTAACATCCATTTATAATTAATCCAAGACACAAACACCATCCTTTCTCAATATAGACAGCCATCAAATACTTATTTTCGATCTACCATAAACACCCATCACTAATAATAATACAATTAATTTTAGAGTCAAACGATCAGTATTTCGGTTTGATTTGTGCCATGAGTTGTCGGGTTTTGATGTATCGGGCGATGCCTGTGGGGTTGGTGTAGCCAAGGATGCGGGCGATTTTTCGGATGGATACGCCGAGGGTGAGGAGCTCTTTGATTTGGTCGAGGTCTTTATCAAACTTACTTTTTTGGAGGGTGCCCTTGGGTTTGCCCAGCCGGATACCTTGTTGCTTTTTGATCGCCAGGGCTTCTTTGGTGCGGATGCTGATCAGGTCTCGTTCGAGTTCTGCGAGCAGTGAAAATAGGGTAACCGTAATTTTGGAATTCATATCATGTTGGCGCAGGTCGAGACCTTGTTTGATGGCGATGAGTCGGATGCCTTTTTCGAGCAGGCTGTTGATCAATTGGATCACTTCGGAGGTGCTCCGGCCGAGCCGAGATATTTCGGTTACGATGAGTGTGTCCAATGGCTCCAATTTTTGGATCAGCTCATCGATGCGTCTTTGGACGGTGGTCTTTCGGGAGGAAATTTGGATGCTCAAAAATTCATCAATGTTTAGCTTTTGCTGGTTGGCATATTCGAGCAATTGTAGCTTTTGGTTGTCCACCTCTTGTTGTTGGGTGGATGTGCGGATGTAGGCGATGGTTCGGTTCATTTTTTGGGCTGTAAGCATTTAAGGTATTATGACCTAATAATTTAGACATATTAATGCTTTTTATGAAGTGTTTTTATGATTCATAATGATGCGTTTTAATGTTCATTAATTGTGTACAGTACCGCAGGTAAATCAGGGTGAAAGCCTTACTTTTCGGCTTTGATTTCTGATTTTGCTATGGCTATTGCACAACGTACTGTTTATCCTGTTTTTGATGTCAATTACAGTGAAGAGGACCTTCGGTCTGTTTTATTTTTGAATGATACTGAACGCAGGTATGCGGAAGATTTTTCTCGTGACGCCAACACGCAGGCGGTGTTTCTGCTATTGCTGAAAGCCTACCTTCATTTGGGCTACTTTCCGAAAGTGGAACAGGTGCCCGATAGTTGGAAATTTTATCTGGAAACTTCGATGGAGCGGTCAGTTCATTGGGAAATCAGTGATCGGCTGTTGCGTAAAATCCAAGCGGGAATTCGTCAGTTTCTGAAGGTGAAGCCCTATGCGGAAGGTGGGCAGGAATGTGTTCGTGAGCTGGTCAAAGAGCTGGCGATGAGCATGGCTGATCCGGCAGATTTGATCAATGCGAGTGTGGAACAACTTCAGCGTCATGGCTTTG comes from Persicobacter psychrovividus and encodes:
- a CDS encoding recombinase family protein, which encodes MNRTIAYIRTSTQQQEVDNQKLQLLEYANQQKLNIDEFLSIQISSRKTTVQRRIDELIQKLEPLDTLIVTEISRLGRSTSEVIQLINSLLEKGIRLIAIKQGLDLRQHDMNSKITVTLFSLLAELERDLISIRTKEALAIKKQQGIRLGKPKGTLQKSKFDKDLDQIKELLTLGVSIRKIARILGYTNPTGIARYIKTRQLMAQIKPKY